In the genome of Saprospira sp. CCB-QB6, one region contains:
- a CDS encoding metallophosphoesterase: protein MQNSPNSKFIIGDIHGCYYSLLELLKQWDASQERLCLLGDLISKGKHSLEVVQWAKEMEQAGALVLRGNHEQQLGLHYLQGRASQHWAEAFFDAIEAQYAEQELDFMQDVAWLAQLPVYHEEAHCFLSHAGLGYGPHAWDPMHPQGILWHRGPLKPLGKLQFLGHTPQKAVLYRPEEGYCNLDTGASLGNLLSAARVDEQGNILEFISVANDPRDLA from the coding sequence ATGCAAAATAGCCCTAATTCAAAATTTATCATTGGAGATATTCACGGATGTTACTACAGTTTGTTGGAACTTTTAAAACAATGGGATGCAAGCCAAGAGCGGCTTTGTTTGCTAGGCGACCTCATTAGTAAGGGGAAGCACAGCTTGGAGGTGGTCCAATGGGCGAAGGAAATGGAGCAGGCGGGAGCTTTGGTATTAAGAGGCAATCATGAGCAGCAATTGGGCTTGCATTATTTGCAGGGGCGGGCTAGCCAGCATTGGGCCGAGGCCTTTTTTGATGCCATTGAGGCCCAATATGCGGAGCAGGAACTAGACTTTATGCAAGATGTAGCTTGGTTAGCCCAACTTCCCGTTTATCATGAGGAAGCCCATTGTTTTTTATCTCATGCAGGCTTGGGTTATGGTCCACATGCTTGGGACCCCATGCATCCGCAGGGCATTTTATGGCATCGCGGGCCTTTGAAACCTTTGGGCAAGCTGCAATTTTTGGGACATACCCCCCAGAAAGCCGTTCTTTATCGGCCAGAAGAGGGCTATTGCAATTTGGATACAGGAGCTTCTTTAGGTAATCTGTTATCGGCAGCTCGGGTAGATGAACAAGGAAATATATTAGAGTTTATTTCAGTAGCCAACGATCCTAGAGATTTGGCATAG
- a CDS encoding cytochrome c oxidase subunit II, with protein sequence MTWLLLIIIVLAFVFIVQIGRARELASLVRGEKAEEFERNNFHAGLGMVFMISFLLICIVSFIYYIPYILGWGPNMAASAHGPMVDSVFNTTLFFTSIVFFGCQFALFFFAWKFRGQKGRRAKYWAHDDRLEMVWMLVPAIIMTFLVVSGLQAWNEIMADVTPEEVAGEDYMEIEATGMQFAWLLRYPGRDQKLGTKHFTKIDGTNPLGQDWTDKKNIDDFQPSEIVLPVGKKVRVRINSRDVLHNFYLPQFRVKMDAVPGMPTYFVFTPVVTSDSMRNRYKGYDNWNIPDKQNPDKKRWEAFEYELACAELCGRGHYSMRRVLKVVTAEEYAEWFDGIEGTSHYLNNVRGTDKDPFKDVAKGELEFEQLLAQKEIVKAELASLQEAMAAAAAASLSKMEAAEAKVLAALKIARTTLDVEAAKKAAADAKAATMSVLAQPEPIEAPATDSVLTDSVGEEKPL encoded by the coding sequence ATGACTTGGCTTCTACTCATTATCATCGTTCTCGCCTTTGTCTTTATCGTACAAATCGGTAGAGCGCGCGAATTAGCCTCTTTGGTAAGAGGTGAAAAGGCGGAGGAGTTTGAACGAAACAACTTTCATGCAGGGCTAGGAATGGTCTTCATGATTAGTTTTCTCCTTATTTGTATTGTATCGTTTATCTATTATATCCCGTATATTTTGGGATGGGGACCAAACATGGCCGCTTCGGCACATGGTCCGATGGTAGATAGCGTATTTAATACTACTTTGTTCTTTACCTCTATTGTATTCTTTGGTTGTCAGTTTGCGCTATTCTTCTTTGCATGGAAGTTTAGAGGGCAAAAAGGCCGCCGCGCCAAGTATTGGGCACATGATGACCGTTTGGAGATGGTCTGGATGCTTGTCCCTGCGATTATCATGACCTTTTTGGTAGTGAGTGGTTTGCAGGCTTGGAATGAAATCATGGCCGATGTTACTCCTGAAGAAGTAGCGGGTGAGGATTATATGGAGATTGAGGCGACTGGGATGCAGTTTGCTTGGTTGCTCCGTTATCCTGGCCGTGATCAAAAGCTAGGAACAAAGCATTTTACAAAAATTGATGGGACTAACCCATTGGGTCAAGATTGGACCGATAAGAAAAACATTGACGATTTCCAGCCCAGTGAAATCGTATTACCTGTAGGTAAAAAAGTACGTGTGCGTATCAACTCTAGAGATGTATTGCACAACTTTTACCTTCCTCAGTTCCGTGTAAAGATGGATGCTGTACCAGGTATGCCTACTTACTTTGTCTTTACGCCTGTAGTTACTTCTGACTCTATGCGTAATCGTTACAAAGGGTACGACAACTGGAATATTCCTGACAAGCAGAATCCCGATAAGAAACGTTGGGAAGCTTTTGAGTACGAATTGGCTTGTGCAGAGCTTTGTGGCCGTGGTCACTACTCTATGCGCCGTGTACTTAAGGTAGTTACTGCTGAAGAGTATGCCGAATGGTTTGATGGCATTGAAGGAACTTCACACTATTTGAACAATGTTCGCGGGACAGATAAGGATCCTTTCAAAGATGTAGCGAAAGGAGAGCTTGAATTTGAACAGCTATTGGCTCAGAAAGAAATCGTAAAAGCGGAATTGGCTAGCTTGCAAGAAGCAATGGCTGCTGCTGCTGCTGCGAGCTTGAGTAAAATGGAAGCTGCTGAGGCTAAAGTATTGGCTGCTTTGAAAATTGCTCGTACTACTTTGGATGTTGAGGCGGCTAAAAAAGCTGCAGCTGATGCAAAAGCGGCTACAATGAGCGTTTTGGCACAGCCCGAGCCTATTGAAGCTCCTGCTACGGATTCTGTACTTACTGACTCAGTAGGAGAAGAGAAGCCTCTATAG
- a CDS encoding cytochrome c oxidase subunit 3, whose protein sequence is MGIVGMIMFFSAFTSAYIVRKASANWYNFPLPNEFFYSTIAILGSSLAFYLSKKAYLRADAKTFKGLYLLGFMLGFVFIGLQYAGWESLHALGIDLVANQSSSFLYLITAAHVVHVMGGILALVVLATGLIRGRFDVPTPKRTLKIDLTFTYWHFVDILWLYLLVFFLIQQ, encoded by the coding sequence ATGGGGATAGTTGGGATGATTATGTTCTTTTCGGCATTTACTAGTGCCTACATCGTGCGAAAAGCTTCTGCCAACTGGTATAACTTTCCGCTTCCGAACGAGTTCTTTTATAGCACAATCGCTATCCTTGGAAGTAGTCTCGCTTTCTACTTATCCAAAAAAGCATACCTCAGAGCCGATGCAAAAACCTTCAAAGGGCTTTACTTACTCGGCTTTATGTTAGGGTTTGTCTTTATTGGTCTACAGTACGCTGGCTGGGAATCATTACATGCTTTGGGCATCGATCTAGTGGCCAATCAATCCAGTAGTTTTCTTTACCTTATTACTGCGGCACATGTCGTGCACGTTATGGGAGGAATTCTTGCACTAGTTGTCCTTGCTACAGGTCTTATCAGAGGCCGATTTGATGTACCTACGCCCAAACGTACACTTAAAATTGACTTGACTTTTACTTACTGGCACTTTGTAGATATCCTTTGGCTCTATCTCTTGGTGTTCTTTCTGATACAACAATAA
- the cyoE gene encoding heme o synthase, translating to MNTNNSATVNDSLLGQKLKNYMALAKARLALSVVFSACTAYYLGTENFNVYHFLLLGIGGFLVTASANTLNQVLEKDTDRKMKRTQDRPLPAGRMESWEAVLFAGITAAVGLLALAFFNPMTAFLGSVSLVSYAFIYTPLKRISPVAVWVGAVPGALPMAIGWVAATGELGLAAFFLFSLQFLWQFPHFWAIAWVAYKDYEEGGFYLLPSSQKDGRTKETALQAAFYVLCLIAMSWAPVSLGISGYIAAGIMFFMGLFFLYFAIRLFRQTTAKAARQLMLASLVYQLVVFIALMIDKI from the coding sequence TTGAATACGAATAATAGTGCTACCGTTAATGACAGTCTTTTGGGCCAGAAGTTGAAGAACTATATGGCTTTAGCTAAGGCTAGATTGGCATTATCGGTAGTATTTTCAGCATGCACAGCCTACTACCTAGGAACAGAAAATTTTAATGTATATCATTTTCTGCTCCTAGGAATAGGAGGCTTTCTAGTAACTGCATCGGCCAATACCTTAAATCAGGTATTGGAGAAAGATACAGACCGAAAGATGAAGCGGACGCAAGACCGTCCTCTTCCTGCTGGTCGAATGGAAAGCTGGGAGGCTGTTCTTTTTGCTGGTATTACTGCTGCTGTGGGTTTATTGGCTTTGGCCTTTTTTAATCCCATGACTGCATTTTTAGGTTCTGTTTCTTTGGTGAGTTACGCCTTTATTTACACGCCATTAAAACGTATCTCTCCTGTAGCCGTTTGGGTAGGAGCCGTGCCCGGAGCACTTCCTATGGCTATTGGTTGGGTCGCTGCAACTGGTGAATTAGGCTTAGCTGCTTTTTTCTTATTTAGTCTTCAGTTCCTTTGGCAGTTTCCCCATTTTTGGGCTATTGCTTGGGTCGCTTACAAAGACTATGAAGAGGGAGGTTTTTATCTTTTGCCTTCTAGCCAAAAAGATGGTCGTACAAAAGAAACGGCCTTACAAGCAGCATTTTATGTGCTTTGCCTTATTGCAATGAGTTGGGCACCCGTTAGTCTGGGCATTTCTGGCTATATTGCCGCTGGCATTATGTTCTTCATGGGGCTGTTCTTTCTCTACTTTGCTATCCGTTTGTTTAGACAAACAACAGCAAAAGCAGCAAGACAGCTAATGCTAGCTTCTCTAGTTTATCAATTGGTGGTCTTTATTGCCCTAATGATTGATAAGATCTAA
- a CDS encoding cytochrome C oxidase subunit IV family protein has product MAHATTREEDIKVGRNGFIILLIVTFAEVGIALIGNGHLIEGLSLPKMIMIPVMIALSLYKAYYITSIFMHLGSEVKPFIATVILPMLLFIWAIIAFLWEGSAWFNNQEYVNKKNQEQVDPKGEATEGATGMLMNANEAPKQVRFE; this is encoded by the coding sequence ATGGCTCACGCAACAACTCGTGAAGAAGATATCAAAGTAGGCCGCAATGGTTTTATCATTTTGCTTATCGTTACATTCGCAGAAGTAGGTATCGCTCTTATTGGTAATGGCCACCTTATCGAAGGGCTTAGCCTTCCAAAAATGATCATGATTCCTGTAATGATCGCACTCAGCCTTTATAAAGCTTACTACATTACTTCGATCTTTATGCACCTCGGTAGCGAAGTGAAACCTTTCATCGCTACGGTTATTCTGCCTATGCTCCTTTTTATTTGGGCAATTATTGCCTTTTTGTGGGAAGGTAGCGCTTGGTTCAATAACCAAGAGTATGTCAATAAGAAGAACCAAGAACAAGTGGATCCTAAAGGAGAAGCTACAGAAGGAGCTACTGGTATGCTAATGAATGCCAACGAAGCCCCTAAACAAGTTCGCTTCGAATAA
- a CDS encoding glucosaminidase domain-containing protein, which produces MKDRFTIIYPLSYKKKMQAENIEPTVDKDKSLQVQQNKKTSWSFWMKERYRAFQLWMAPAAWAARIRRPYFLFHPKGRWGTAAVMAIASGVYFWPQISALPQQLARNEAVENTAKLSGEPLAKAKKASFIAAELPKTTQAAAPLAMAQEEKEEQPAAAEENKELSSENLPQIPEIQPTVKKPISVEISDEKLQQQLDFMNRLRPLAQNEASKTKIPAALLLGLAIMQSDFGQTAVAKAGNNPFHLLLENNSLLAHEGCTGEGIFHGQRYARYRSLWAGFRAHTLYLQSLEAPKENSCMAWAKALEKQGYFQKDQNAEALINLIKGLELEKPLMNS; this is translated from the coding sequence ATGAAAGACCGCTTCACCATCATCTATCCGCTTTCTTATAAGAAGAAAATGCAAGCCGAAAATATTGAACCTACAGTAGATAAGGACAAGAGCTTGCAGGTTCAGCAAAATAAAAAAACTTCTTGGTCTTTCTGGATGAAGGAGCGTTATCGCGCTTTTCAGCTATGGATGGCGCCAGCCGCTTGGGCGGCTCGCATTCGTCGACCCTATTTTTTGTTTCATCCTAAAGGCCGTTGGGGAACCGCTGCCGTGATGGCTATTGCTTCTGGCGTTTATTTTTGGCCCCAAATTTCTGCTTTGCCTCAGCAATTGGCCCGAAATGAAGCCGTAGAAAATACAGCAAAATTGAGTGGAGAACCTTTGGCCAAGGCCAAAAAAGCGAGTTTTATCGCTGCAGAATTGCCCAAAACAACTCAAGCCGCAGCTCCTTTAGCTATGGCCCAAGAAGAAAAAGAAGAGCAGCCTGCTGCTGCAGAAGAAAATAAGGAATTGAGCTCGGAAAATCTTCCGCAAATTCCAGAAATTCAACCAACGGTCAAAAAACCCATTTCTGTCGAAATCTCTGATGAAAAGCTGCAACAACAGCTCGATTTTATGAACCGCCTGCGCCCTTTGGCCCAAAATGAAGCCAGCAAAACTAAAATTCCTGCCGCTTTGCTTTTGGGCCTGGCCATTATGCAATCTGATTTTGGACAAACGGCGGTGGCCAAAGCTGGAAATAATCCCTTTCACCTTCTGCTCGAAAATAATAGTTTGCTTGCTCATGAAGGCTGTACTGGAGAAGGCATTTTTCATGGTCAGCGCTATGCCCGCTATCGCAGTCTTTGGGCTGGATTTAGAGCGCATACACTTTATTTACAAAGCCTAGAAGCGCCTAAGGAAAATAGCTGTATGGCTTGGGCCAAAGCATTGGAAAAACAGGGCTATTTCCAAAAAGACCAAAATGCAGAAGCACTAATCAATTTGATTAAAGGCTTGGAGCTAGAAAAACCACTAATGAATAGCTAA
- a CDS encoding TIGR00366 family protein — protein MSLSARFIALVQKVLPNPLALAILLTLFTYVLALFLTDSPKPFLEVLDQNGQSLVQINLEQQTAASFQQGGQELRLAWADNSLSIKNKVGELVWRGELQLKTNNPLKTSIKLSKKQGLELRQKAQGTPYFLALWTYWQGGFFKFLAFSMQMMLILVLGHVAALSRPANWLLERFTGLAGHSGWAVFAVALSSMLLGLFNWGFALIFSAVLVRKLGEAAAQKGHKIHYPLLGSAAYSCMMIFHAGLSGSAPLKIAEEGHEMAEQMGVIPIGQTLLSSLNLWVLGLSLTIIPLVLGLLGHFMRPPAVQLPQKPLANRGEETKLEGAARLDQWRPLAWGLGTLMLFLALYQALILPLWVQKTGFDWQFRFLNPNFLIFVLFGLAFLLHGRLSQFQQAVGQAIGGSSGILIQFPFYAGIMGIMFSSGLVDYFSAAFVQYASPQSFPFFTLWSAAVVNFFVPSGGGQWLVQGPILIESAKQLDVPLYKAVLALCYGDQWSNMLQPFWALPLLGITGLKAQNLLPYTFLLFLLGGLIFGACLFWG, from the coding sequence ATGTCGCTTTCTGCTCGCTTTATTGCTTTGGTCCAAAAAGTATTGCCCAACCCTTTGGCGCTGGCTATTTTGTTGACCTTGTTTACTTATGTTTTGGCGCTTTTTCTGACCGATTCTCCCAAGCCATTCTTAGAAGTTTTGGACCAAAATGGCCAATCTTTGGTCCAAATCAATCTTGAGCAGCAAACAGCAGCTTCTTTTCAACAGGGAGGCCAAGAGCTACGTCTAGCATGGGCCGATAATAGCTTGTCGATTAAAAATAAAGTAGGGGAGTTGGTCTGGCGAGGCGAGCTCCAACTCAAAACAAATAACCCACTAAAGACTTCCATTAAGTTGTCCAAAAAGCAAGGGCTAGAGCTGCGCCAAAAGGCCCAAGGAACACCTTACTTTCTGGCCCTTTGGACCTATTGGCAGGGCGGATTTTTTAAGTTTTTGGCCTTTTCGATGCAAATGATGCTCATTTTGGTTTTGGGCCATGTGGCGGCTCTTAGCCGCCCTGCCAATTGGTTGCTAGAGCGTTTTACAGGCTTGGCTGGACATTCGGGTTGGGCTGTTTTTGCCGTGGCCCTAAGCAGTATGTTGTTGGGGCTGTTTAATTGGGGCTTTGCGCTTATCTTTTCTGCTGTATTGGTCCGAAAACTAGGAGAGGCAGCAGCCCAAAAGGGCCATAAAATTCATTATCCCTTATTGGGTTCCGCCGCTTATTCTTGTATGATGATTTTTCATGCGGGCCTTTCAGGCTCGGCCCCACTCAAAATTGCAGAAGAAGGCCATGAAATGGCGGAACAAATGGGCGTTATCCCTATTGGCCAAACGCTTTTGTCTTCACTCAACCTTTGGGTTTTGGGCTTGAGTTTGACGATTATTCCTCTGGTTTTGGGTTTGTTGGGCCATTTTATGCGCCCGCCGGCTGTTCAATTGCCGCAAAAGCCTTTAGCCAATAGGGGAGAGGAGACCAAGCTAGAAGGTGCCGCCCGCTTAGATCAATGGCGACCTTTAGCCTGGGGCTTGGGCACATTGATGTTATTCTTGGCCCTTTATCAGGCGCTTATTTTGCCTCTTTGGGTCCAAAAAACAGGTTTTGATTGGCAGTTTCGTTTTCTCAATCCTAACTTCCTCATTTTTGTCCTCTTCGGCCTGGCCTTTTTGTTACACGGTCGCTTGAGTCAATTTCAGCAGGCGGTGGGCCAGGCTATAGGCGGCAGCAGCGGCATCCTCATTCAGTTTCCCTTTTATGCGGGCATTATGGGTATTATGTTCAGTTCTGGCTTGGTCGATTATTTTTCGGCGGCTTTTGTGCAATACGCCAGTCCCCAAAGCTTTCCCTTTTTTACGCTTTGGTCGGCGGCGGTGGTCAATTTTTTTGTACCTAGTGGGGGCGGGCAGTGGTTGGTCCAAGGCCCCATTCTCATAGAAAGCGCTAAGCAATTGGATGTTCCTTTGTATAAGGCGGTTTTGGCGCTTTGTTATGGCGATCAGTGGAGTAATATGTTGCAGCCTTTTTGGGCTTTGCCGCTTTTGGGCATCACGGGCCTAAAAGCACAAAATTTATTGCCTTATACTTTTTTGCTTTTCCTTTTGGGAGGGCTAATCTTTGGCGCTTGTTTGTTTTGGGGGTAG
- a CDS encoding cytochrome c oxidase subunit I → MADINITEKEMHAPHGGDGHGHGHDDHHHGDKYQSSFIDRFLFSMDHKTIAKQFLITAIFWAIIGSGMSIIFRLQLGFPDADMSWLQPLLGGWIDIDPASGKGTLSPDFYYALVTMHGTIIVFFVLTAGLSGTFSNLLIPLQIGARDMASPLMNMLSYWFFFLAGVIMFISLFLNTGPFSGGWVAYPPLSALPQASDGSKAGMTLWLMSLVFFVVSTLLGGINYISTILNMRTKGMTMFRMPLTIWAFLLTAVLGLLSFPVITSGFFMLMMDRMLGTSFFLDEIYVAGEALTDRVGGNAILYQHLFWFLGHPEVYIIILPAMGLVSEVLSVHARKPIFGYKAMVFSILGIGVLSFLVWAHHMYVSGMNPFIANIFVLFTLIIAVPSAVKVFNWIATVWGGNMRYNSASLFSIGFVSLFISGGLTGIFLGNATIDMQQHDTYFVVAHFHTVMGVAAFFGMFSGIYHWFPTMFGRYMNETLGQIHYWGTLITAYAVFGPMHYQGMAGVPRRYYSFDTFQAFNQFDTMNQVITIAAIVAFFLQFVFIINFFYSIYKGRKQTEQNPWGGTTLEWTVPINPGHGNWDGPIPEVHRWPYDISRYEDREFVMQNEPLAEGEEDGGH, encoded by the coding sequence ATGGCTGATATCAATATCACAGAAAAGGAAATGCACGCTCCACATGGTGGAGACGGGCACGGACACGGCCATGATGATCACCATCACGGTGATAAGTACCAATCGTCATTTATTGATCGCTTTTTGTTTAGCATGGACCACAAAACCATTGCAAAACAGTTTTTGATCACGGCGATTTTTTGGGCCATCATTGGATCTGGAATGTCTATCATCTTCCGTTTGCAATTGGGTTTTCCTGATGCAGACATGTCTTGGCTACAACCTTTGTTAGGGGGCTGGATCGACATTGATCCTGCATCTGGAAAAGGTACTTTGAGTCCAGACTTCTATTATGCATTGGTGACCATGCATGGTACCATCATTGTATTTTTTGTACTTACTGCTGGATTATCGGGAACCTTCTCGAACTTACTTATTCCATTGCAGATTGGGGCCCGTGATATGGCTTCGCCTCTTATGAACATGCTTTCTTACTGGTTCTTCTTTTTAGCTGGTGTGATCATGTTTATTTCTTTATTCTTGAACACAGGACCCTTTTCAGGGGGATGGGTAGCTTATCCACCACTTAGTGCATTACCTCAGGCTTCTGATGGATCTAAGGCGGGGATGACACTTTGGTTAATGAGTTTAGTTTTCTTTGTAGTATCTACACTTTTGGGAGGGATTAACTATATCTCTACAATTCTCAATATGCGTACTAAGGGAATGACTATGTTCCGTATGCCTTTGACTATTTGGGCATTTTTGCTCACTGCTGTTTTGGGCCTATTATCTTTCCCTGTAATTACTTCTGGTTTCTTCATGTTGATGATGGACCGTATGCTTGGTACTAGTTTCTTCTTGGATGAAATCTATGTAGCTGGTGAAGCGTTGACTGATCGTGTAGGGGGGAATGCCATTTTGTACCAGCACTTGTTCTGGTTCTTGGGTCACCCGGAGGTATATATCATTATTTTACCTGCGATGGGTTTAGTGTCAGAGGTACTTTCTGTACATGCTCGCAAGCCTATCTTTGGTTACAAAGCTATGGTATTCTCTATCCTAGGTATTGGTGTACTTTCATTCCTAGTATGGGCGCACCACATGTATGTTAGTGGTATGAATCCTTTCATCGCAAATATCTTCGTTCTCTTTACATTGATTATTGCTGTACCTTCAGCGGTAAAAGTATTTAACTGGATTGCGACAGTATGGGGTGGTAACATGCGTTACAACTCTGCTTCATTGTTCTCTATTGGATTTGTATCGCTCTTTATCTCTGGTGGTTTGACAGGTATTTTCTTGGGTAATGCCACAATTGATATGCAACAGCACGATACTTACTTTGTAGTAGCTCACTTCCACACGGTAATGGGTGTAGCTGCATTCTTTGGTATGTTCTCTGGAATTTACCACTGGTTCCCTACGATGTTTGGCCGTTATATGAATGAGACTTTGGGTCAAATTCACTACTGGGGTACTTTGATTACTGCTTATGCCGTATTTGGTCCTATGCACTATCAAGGGATGGCTGGTGTTCCTCGTCGTTACTATTCTTTCGACACGTTCCAAGCCTTTAACCAGTTTGATACGATGAACCAAGTGATTACTATAGCTGCCATCGTAGCCTTTTTCTTACAGTTTGTGTTTATTATCAACTTCTTTTATTCTATCTATAAAGGAAGAAAGCAAACAGAACAAAACCCTTGGGGTGGAACTACACTAGAGTGGACTGTTCCTATCAATCCTGGTCATGGAAACTGGGATGGACCTATCCCTGAAGTTCACCGTTGGCCTTATGACATCAGCCGTTACGAAGATCGTGAATTCGTAATGCAGAATGAGCCTCTAGCAGAGGGTGAAGAAGATGGAGGACATTAG
- a CDS encoding cytochrome c oxidase subunit 3 codes for MANETVIETQEQHDNAPQKENLWNGGQSPFKASYGKLMMWYFLLSDAFTFGGFLLAYGALRFSVKGWPVPDFVFQTAPFGISGAPLIFVTFMTFVLIVSSVTVLRAVQEGKRENQSAVVKWLLATVLGGGLFLGCQAWEWTNLIATEGMTLYTNPFATHTEEGKYLTLDELNSIAKEKGWEKEVVSVESHGKTSEITYFTDAKGNKYFEKRDHHGDLPEKMEINTGDSYLITYQHDLHDYAVGAYQTTDGEVKTEPFGPQAFGALFFFITGFHGFHVFSGLAFLLIIAIQAANGTYVARKNGYEMVEKIGLYWHFVDLVWVFVFLAFYLL; via the coding sequence ATGGCAAACGAAACAGTCATCGAAACTCAGGAGCAGCACGATAACGCCCCCCAGAAGGAAAATCTCTGGAATGGTGGCCAGTCTCCTTTCAAAGCGAGCTACGGAAAGCTCATGATGTGGTACTTCCTCCTATCAGATGCCTTTACATTTGGTGGATTCCTTTTGGCCTATGGTGCCTTGCGCTTTAGCGTAAAAGGTTGGCCCGTACCCGATTTTGTATTCCAAACTGCTCCCTTCGGCATCTCTGGTGCCCCCCTTATCTTTGTAACTTTCATGACTTTCGTCTTGATTGTTAGTTCGGTTACTGTACTTCGTGCCGTACAAGAAGGTAAAAGAGAAAATCAATCTGCTGTAGTAAAATGGTTGCTCGCTACCGTATTGGGTGGTGGATTGTTCCTTGGCTGCCAAGCTTGGGAATGGACAAACCTAATCGCTACAGAGGGTATGACGCTCTACACTAACCCTTTCGCGACTCATACCGAAGAAGGTAAATACCTTACATTAGACGAACTTAACAGTATCGCTAAAGAAAAAGGATGGGAAAAAGAAGTTGTAAGTGTGGAAAGCCATGGCAAAACTTCTGAAATCACTTACTTTACTGATGCTAAAGGCAATAAGTATTTCGAAAAAAGAGACCATCATGGTGATCTTCCTGAGAAAATGGAAATTAACACAGGTGACTCTTACCTCATTACTTACCAACACGATTTGCATGACTATGCAGTAGGTGCCTACCAAACTACCGATGGAGAAGTTAAAACGGAACCTTTTGGCCCTCAGGCTTTTGGTGCGCTATTCTTCTTTATTACTGGTTTCCACGGTTTCCACGTATTTTCTGGACTAGCTTTCTTACTTATTATCGCTATACAAGCCGCTAACGGTACTTATGTTGCCCGTAAGAACGGATACGAAATGGTAGAGAAAATTGGTCTTTACTGGCACTTTGTAGATTTGGTTTGGGTTTTCGTTTTCCTAGCCTTCTACCTACTCTAA
- a CDS encoding prolyl oligopeptidase family serine peptidase, whose product MYKYFFLFLLLTSCTLWGQKDQAGLHAVRNKNLPYEYWTYFPKNYTGQEGQKFPLLIYLHGRSIQGTDLNKVKQYGVIYELERKLELDFIVIAPQCQKGWENDKLIQILDYAEAHYAVDRKKVYLCGMSMGGYGAWHLAGYAPDRFAAVAPIAGGGRLKDVEGMKNLPHFVVHGKKDKPVPVEESRKMVKALKAAGNTEVNYIEEKNWGHSEAVRVFSWPKLYEWFLKYERPIKGEPILAQEDPPKEEPKVPEIKEPQPEEEEYIVFEEDQPKETVKPKPQPKAPKKKKNKWWQFWKWKFWSTMFG is encoded by the coding sequence ATGTATAAATACTTCTTCCTCTTTTTGTTGCTAACGAGCTGTACGCTCTGGGGCCAAAAAGATCAAGCGGGCTTGCATGCGGTCCGAAATAAAAATTTACCCTATGAATATTGGACCTATTTCCCCAAGAATTATACAGGCCAAGAAGGCCAAAAATTTCCCCTGCTGATTTATCTGCACGGCCGAAGTATTCAGGGAACAGACCTGAATAAGGTGAAGCAATATGGGGTGATTTATGAACTGGAACGAAAACTCGAACTCGATTTTATCGTGATCGCTCCCCAATGTCAAAAGGGCTGGGAAAATGATAAATTAATCCAAATTTTAGATTATGCCGAGGCCCATTATGCCGTAGATCGCAAGAAGGTGTATCTCTGCGGCATGAGTATGGGGGGCTATGGCGCTTGGCATTTGGCCGGCTATGCCCCCGATCGCTTTGCCGCTGTGGCCCCAATCGCTGGCGGTGGCCGCCTAAAGGATGTAGAAGGCATGAAAAATTTGCCCCATTTTGTGGTGCATGGCAAAAAAGATAAACCTGTACCCGTAGAGGAATCTCGAAAAATGGTCAAGGCCCTAAAAGCTGCTGGAAATACCGAGGTAAATTATATTGAGGAGAAAAATTGGGGGCATTCGGAGGCCGTTCGCGTCTTTTCTTGGCCCAAACTCTACGAATGGTTCCTAAAATATGAGCGCCCGATCAAGGGTGAACCCATTTTGGCCCAGGAAGACCCACCCAAAGAAGAACCCAAAGTACCAGAAATAAAGGAGCCGCAGCCAGAAGAGGAGGAATATATTGTTTTTGAAGAAGATCAACCCAAGGAGACGGTTAAGCCTAAACCGCAACCCAAAGCCCCCAAAAAGAAGAAAAATAAGTGGTGGCAGTTCTGGAAATGGAAGTTCTGGTCGACTATGTTTGGATAA